The following coding sequences are from one Eucalyptus grandis isolate ANBG69807.140 chromosome 11, ASM1654582v1, whole genome shotgun sequence window:
- the LOC104427262 gene encoding LOW QUALITY PROTEIN: kinesin-like protein KIN-14L (The sequence of the model RefSeq protein was modified relative to this genomic sequence to represent the inferred CDS: inserted 1 base in 1 codon), producing the protein MSTAALGYHKVVTENRNLYNMVQDLKGNIRVYCRIRHIFNAEAKNVVDFIGEDGSLVIVDPSKPHKDGRKVFQFNRVFSPLATQDDVYMDTQXLIRSVMDGYNVCIFAYGQTGSGKTHTMSGPSGELTKDMGINYLAVNDLFELSNRRKDIITYDTHVRMVEIYNEQVRDLLAEDSASSRLEIRSCTSDGGLSLPDATMHSVKSTADVVNLMKLGDVNRVVSSTALNNRSSRSHSVLTVHVQGKDVSGSILRSCLHLVDLAGSERVDKSEVTGERLKEAQYINRSLSCLGDVITALAQKNSHVPYRNSKLTLLLQDSLGGNAKTLMLAHVNPERDSFGESMSTLKFARRVSTVELGAARMNKETSEVMQLKEQVNVLG; encoded by the exons ATGTCTACTGCTGCCCTTGGATATCATAAAGTGGTGACGGAAAATCGAAACCTTTACAACATGGTTCAGGATTTAAAAg GAAATATACGAGTATACTGCAGAATTAGACACATTTTTAATGCGGAAGCCAAAAATGTGGTAGATTTTATTGGAGAAGATGGTTCACTTGTGATTGTTGACCCTTCAAAACCCCATAAAGATGGAAGGAAAGTGTTTCAGTTTAATCGGGTTTTCAGTCCACTTGCTACTCAAG ATGATGTGTACATGGATACTC CTTTGATTAGATCAGTTATGGATGGTTACAATGTCTGCATCTTTGCTTATGGTCAAACTGGATCGGGTAAAACACATACAATG AGTGGTCCATCAGGCGAACTGACAAAGGACATGGGGATTAATTACTTGGCTGTCAACGATCTCTTCGAGTTGTCTAACAGAAGGAAGGACATTATAACGTATGATACTCATGTTCGGATGGTTGAAATATATAATGAGCAAGTGCGTGATCTCCTTGCTGAGGATTCAGCATCCTCAAG ATTAGAGATTCGAAGCTGTACCAGTGACGGTGGCTTGAGCCTTCCAGATGCTACCATGCATTCTGTCAAGTCCACAGCTGATGTGGTCAACCTAATGAAACTCGGTGATGTGAATCGTGTCGTCAGTTCTACAGCACTGAACAATAGAAGTAGCCGGTCTCACAG TGTGCTGACAGTACATGTTCAAGGGAAAGATGTATCTGGATCCATCCTCCGCAGTTGCCTGCATTTGGTTGATCTTGCAGGAAGTGAACGGGTAGATAAATCTGAAGTCACAGGAGAGAGACTGAAGGAGGCACAGTACATTAACCGGTCTTTGTCTTGTTTGGGAGATGTTATCACAGCTTTGGCCCAGAAAAACTCCCATGTACCTTACCGCAATAGCAAACTTACGCTTCTGCTGCAAGATTCCCTAG GAGGAAATGCGAAGACATTGATGCTGGCTCATGTGAACCCTGAGAGAGATTCATTTGGGGAATCAATGAGTACCTTGAAGTTTGCCCGGAGAGTTTCAACGGTTGAACTTGGTGCTGCACGCATGAACAAAGAGACCAGTGAGGTCATGCAACTCAAAGAGCAGGTAAATGTACTTGGGTAA